In Methanobacterium bryantii, the following proteins share a genomic window:
- a CDS encoding chorismate mutase: MDKAEALKVLQESRVAIDKIDEELIYLIEKRTSLAKDIASAKLALGIPIEDKKREDYIQDKIKKISKEIDGDFINKIMNILMELNKKEQEKILRRNTNG; encoded by the coding sequence GTGGATAAGGCAGAAGCTTTAAAAGTTCTTCAAGAATCTAGAGTCGCAATCGATAAAATAGATGAAGAACTAATATATTTAATAGAAAAAAGAACATCTCTTGCCAAAGATATTGCGAGTGCAAAACTAGCTTTGGGCATTCCAATAGAAGATAAAAAAAGAGAAGATTATATTCAAGATAAAATTAAAAAGATCTCCAAAGAAATAGATGGAGACTTCATCAATAAAATAATGAATATTTTGATGGAATTAAACAAAAAAGAACAAGAAAAAATACTTAGGAGGA